The following are from one region of the Ischnura elegans chromosome 12, ioIscEleg1.1, whole genome shotgun sequence genome:
- the LOC124169035 gene encoding 39S ribosomal protein L54, mitochondrial yields the protein MTCLGRQFLPKFLWQSSCIFTHEATYCKKAVPAIASLGKKKKLAKLGPTVEKVVLPVESDPEKLVNFLCGSNIFKEGEPVKLKPDEEYPSWLWDIRTTKPPPLEELNPEEKYYWKRVRKMGMVRNNELKKLKKF from the exons ATGACTTGTTTAGGAAGACAGTTTTTACCCAAATTTCTCTGGCAATCGTCGTGCATTTTTACACATGAAGCAACTTACTGTAAGAAAGCTGTTCCAG CCATTGCATCCCTCGGTAAAAAGAAGAAACTAGCCAAATTAGGTCCTACTGTTGAAAAAGTAGTGCTACCAGTTGAAAGCGATCCAGAGAAATTGGTCAACTTTTTGTGTGGatctaatattttcaaagaaggcGAGCCAGTCAAACTGAAACCGGATGAGGAATATCCAAGTTGGCTTTGGGATATTCGAACAA CCAAGCCACCTCCATTAGAAGAGCTGAATCcagaagaaaaatattactgGAAAAGGGTTAGGAAAATGGGAATGGTGCGAAATAATGAgttaaagaaattgaaaaaattttaa